The Aureimonas mangrovi genome includes a region encoding these proteins:
- a CDS encoding lysophospholipid acyltransferase family protein, with protein sequence MIILRSLAFHLAFYANLVGQMLFFLPVFFVVPERVCWRIVSNWARSSLWILRVVAGTRTEIGGQENIPAGGAIIASKHQSFWETFALIPELTRPAFILKKELMAIPIFGWYAKRMRMIPVDRSKRGAVLPSLLGSVHAAVEQGRHIVIFPEGTRVAPGAAPNYRPGVHYLYSQLDLTIVPVAVNSGLFWPRKAFKREPGTIRARFMPAIGPGLPREPFIAQLREEIEAGSNDLMRQAYAERPDLPMSELVRDRLAEG encoded by the coding sequence ATGATCATCCTGCGATCGCTCGCATTCCATCTGGCCTTCTACGCCAATCTCGTCGGCCAGATGCTGTTCTTTCTGCCGGTGTTCTTCGTCGTCCCCGAGCGGGTCTGCTGGCGTATCGTTAGCAACTGGGCGCGCTCCAGCCTGTGGATCCTGCGCGTCGTCGCCGGTACGCGCACGGAAATCGGCGGGCAGGAGAACATCCCGGCGGGCGGGGCGATCATCGCTTCCAAGCACCAGTCCTTCTGGGAGACGTTCGCGCTCATCCCGGAACTGACGAGGCCGGCCTTCATCCTGAAGAAGGAGTTGATGGCGATCCCGATCTTCGGCTGGTACGCCAAGCGGATGCGAATGATCCCGGTAGACCGTTCCAAGCGCGGCGCAGTGCTGCCCTCGCTTCTAGGTTCCGTGCACGCAGCCGTTGAGCAGGGACGGCACATCGTCATCTTCCCCGAAGGCACCCGCGTGGCGCCGGGCGCCGCGCCGAACTACCGACCGGGCGTCCACTACCTTTATTCGCAGCTCGACCTGACGATCGTGCCCGTGGCCGTCAATTCGGGTCTTTTCTGGCCCCGCAAGGCCTTCAAGCGCGAACCGGGCACCATCCGCGCCCGCTTCATGCCGGCGATCGGGCCAGGCCTGCCGCGCGAGCCCTTCATCGCGCAACTGCGCGAGGAGATCGAGGCCGGCTCGAACGATCTGATGCGCCAAGCCTACGCGGAAAGACCGGATCTGCCGATGAGCGAACTCGTGCGCGACCGCCTTGCAGAGGGCTGA
- a CDS encoding YdcF family protein: MRKSGGKTGGKRRGRAKLALVLALLVLVAGGAYLAGGFMRFAQEVAALSTPASISGADGIVVLTGGSQRVERAVRLLERGEGQRLLISGVNPGTGPLSLSRLTSADPALFECCVDLDYAALDTVGNAEATVSWAREHGLRRLILVTSDYHMPRSMIELASVPDAPAVVPYPVSLEKLWRPDGAPTRLGLRLLATEYAKVLAVKARIALGVDYAHMRARQIAQHSSAGHAGTPEP, encoded by the coding sequence ATGCGCAAGAGTGGCGGCAAGACAGGCGGGAAGAGGCGCGGGCGCGCGAAGCTCGCCCTTGTACTCGCCCTTCTGGTGCTCGTGGCCGGCGGCGCTTATCTCGCCGGCGGCTTCATGCGCTTCGCACAGGAGGTGGCGGCGCTCAGCACCCCGGCCTCGATCAGCGGGGCGGACGGGATCGTCGTCCTAACCGGCGGATCGCAACGCGTGGAGCGCGCCGTTCGTCTTCTGGAGCGCGGCGAGGGCCAGCGGCTCCTCATCAGCGGAGTCAATCCGGGCACCGGCCCGCTGAGCCTCTCGCGCCTGACCTCTGCCGATCCGGCTCTCTTCGAGTGCTGCGTCGATCTCGACTACGCCGCGCTCGATACGGTCGGCAACGCAGAGGCGACGGTGAGTTGGGCGCGCGAGCATGGGCTGCGGCGCCTCATCCTCGTGACCTCCGACTATCACATGCCGCGCTCGATGATCGAGCTGGCGAGCGTGCCGGACGCGCCGGCCGTGGTGCCCTATCCGGTCTCGCTGGAGAAGCTGTGGCGGCCGGACGGTGCCCCGACGCGACTAGGGCTGCGGCTTCTGGCCACCGAATATGCCAAGGTGCTGGCGGTGAAGGCGCGGATCGCGCTCGGCGTCGACTATGCCCATATGCGCGCGCGCCAGATCGCCCAGCACAGCAGCGCGGGGCATGCAGGCACGCCGGAACCGTAG
- the argH gene encoding argininosuccinate lyase has protein sequence MDKSAGNEMWGGRFASGPDAVMEAINASIDFDKRLYAQDIEGSIAHATMLADTGILSAEDAAKIRQGLATIREEIEAGRFEFRRDREDIHMNVEARLAELIGPAAGRLHTARSRNDQVAVDFRMYVRSALNDLDRALLGLVEALVARAEEHADTVMPGFTHLQAAQPVTFGHHCLAYAEMAGRDRSRVKGALERLDECPLGAAALAGTGFAIDRHATAAALGFSGPTRNSLDSVSDRDFALDFLATASICATHLSRLAEEIVIWSTPQFDFVRLSDSFSTGSSIMPQKKNPDAAELVRAKTGRVNGSLVALLTVMKGLPLSYSKDMQEDKEQVFDAVDSLALALAAITGMVRDLEVNASKMRAAAGAGFSTATDLADFLVREAGLPFREAHHVTGRIVALAEERRVALEDLPLADLQAVDSRLTDAVYSVLSVDASVASRTSFGGTAPANVRAQVADWRERLSREAGAKG, from the coding sequence ATGGACAAGAGTGCGGGCAACGAAATGTGGGGCGGCCGGTTCGCCAGCGGCCCCGATGCGGTGATGGAGGCGATCAACGCCTCGATCGATTTCGACAAGCGCCTCTACGCCCAGGATATCGAAGGCTCGATCGCCCACGCAACCATGCTGGCCGATACCGGCATCTTGTCGGCGGAGGACGCGGCCAAGATAAGGCAGGGTCTCGCAACCATCCGTGAGGAGATCGAGGCGGGCCGTTTCGAGTTCCGCCGCGACCGCGAGGACATCCACATGAACGTGGAGGCGCGCCTCGCCGAACTGATCGGCCCGGCGGCCGGGCGCCTGCACACCGCGCGCTCGCGCAACGACCAGGTGGCCGTCGACTTCCGCATGTATGTGCGCTCGGCGCTGAACGATCTCGACCGCGCGCTCCTGGGGCTGGTCGAGGCACTGGTGGCGCGTGCCGAGGAGCACGCCGACACAGTGATGCCGGGCTTCACACATCTGCAGGCCGCACAGCCCGTCACCTTCGGGCACCATTGCCTCGCCTATGCCGAGATGGCGGGACGCGACCGCTCGCGCGTGAAGGGCGCGCTGGAGCGCCTCGACGAGTGCCCGCTCGGGGCTGCGGCGCTCGCCGGCACGGGCTTTGCGATCGACCGGCACGCGACGGCCGCCGCGCTCGGCTTCTCCGGCCCGACGCGCAACTCGCTCGATTCGGTGTCGGACCGCGACTTCGCGCTCGACTTCCTCGCCACCGCCTCGATCTGCGCGACCCATCTTTCACGCCTCGCCGAAGAGATCGTCATCTGGTCGACGCCGCAGTTCGACTTCGTGCGCCTGTCCGATTCGTTTTCCACCGGCTCCTCCATCATGCCGCAGAAGAAGAACCCGGATGCGGCCGAACTCGTGCGCGCCAAGACAGGCCGCGTGAACGGCTCGCTGGTCGCCTTGCTGACGGTGATGAAGGGGCTTCCGCTGTCCTATTCGAAGGACATGCAGGAGGACAAGGAACAGGTCTTCGACGCGGTGGACAGCCTGGCTTTGGCGCTCGCCGCGATCACCGGCATGGTGCGTGACCTAGAGGTCAACGCGTCGAAGATGCGCGCCGCCGCCGGCGCCGGCTTCTCCACCGCCACCGACCTCGCCGATTTCCTGGTGCGCGAGGCGGGCCTGCCCTTCCGCGAGGCCCATCACGTCACCGGCCGCATCGTGGCGCTGGCCGAGGAGCGGCGCGTGGCGCTGGAGGACCTGCCGCTCGCCGACCTCCAGGCCGTCGATTCGCGCCTGACCGACGCGGTCTATTCGGTCCTGTCGGTCGATGCCTCGGTCGCCAGCCGCACCTCCTTCGGCGGCACGGCGCCTGCCAATGTGCGCGCCCAGGTCGCCGACTGGCGGGAACGCCTTTCGCGCGAGGCCGGCGCGAAGGGGTGA
- the ftsE gene encoding cell division ATP-binding protein FtsE, with translation MIRFENVGLRYDMGPEVLRDLSFEIGRQSFQFLTGPSGAGKTSLLRMLFLAIKPTRGLITVLGKDASTLSRTDLPAIRRRIGVVFQDFRLLDHLSTYENVALPLRVRGLEETTYRQDVVDLIRWVGLGERMNAPPVVLSGGEKQRAAIARALIDRPDILLADEPTGNVDPPLARRLLRLFMELNRTGTAVVIATHDLALMDQVEARRLILADGRLQIYD, from the coding sequence GTGATTCGATTCGAGAATGTCGGCCTGCGCTACGACATGGGCCCGGAAGTGTTGCGAGACCTGTCCTTCGAGATCGGGCGCCAGTCCTTCCAGTTCCTGACGGGGCCTTCGGGCGCCGGCAAGACGAGCCTCCTGCGCATGCTGTTCCTCGCGATCAAGCCGACGCGCGGCCTCATCACCGTGCTCGGCAAGGACGCCTCGACGCTCTCGCGCACCGATCTGCCGGCCATTCGCCGGCGCATCGGTGTCGTCTTCCAGGACTTCCGCCTGCTCGACCATCTCTCCACCTACGAGAACGTCGCGCTGCCGCTGCGCGTGCGCGGCCTCGAGGAGACCACCTACCGCCAGGACGTCGTGGACCTCATCCGCTGGGTGGGCCTGGGCGAGCGCATGAACGCGCCGCCGGTCGTTCTTTCGGGCGGCGAGAAGCAGCGCGCCGCGATCGCCCGCGCGCTGATCGACCGGCCCGACATTCTCCTCGCCGATGAGCCGACCGGCAATGTCGATCCGCCGCTCGCCCGCCGCCTTCTACGCCTGTTCATGGAGCTGAACCGCACCGGTACTGCCGTCGTCATCGCCACGCACGACCTCGCCCTGATGGATCAGGTGGAGGCGCGCCGGCTCATCCTCGCCGACGGGCGGCTTCAGATCTATGACTGA
- a CDS encoding cell division protein FtsX has product MTELAARLRARLPARLAAILERRAERRRLTPIVPPGNVAGRALMTVIAIMTFLAALTLGAVILVSDTASDWESEISREITVQVEPEEGFDMAGALALLRDRLSGMPGVVSVDVLGDDATSRLLEPWLGAGTDLSELPVPRLLILGIDEEAPPDFAALRADIENAVPQASLDDHRAWISRLVSMARATVVAGVAILSLVLVATILTVVFATRGAMSGNRQIIEVLHFVGARSGFIAGEFQRHFLRLGLAGSLAGGAAALLVFAGVGWWASANSATPQADQITALFGSFAVGWTGYLSIFALVLAIGLVTALTSRLTVMRQLAAIDMLSPVER; this is encoded by the coding sequence ATGACTGAGCTCGCCGCACGCCTTCGCGCGCGCCTTCCTGCGCGTCTTGCAGCGATCCTCGAGCGCCGCGCCGAGCGCCGGCGGCTGACGCCGATCGTGCCGCCCGGCAACGTCGCGGGCCGCGCGCTGATGACGGTGATCGCCATCATGACCTTCCTCGCCGCCCTGACGCTCGGCGCCGTCATCCTCGTCTCCGACACGGCGTCCGACTGGGAGAGCGAGATTTCGCGCGAGATCACCGTGCAGGTCGAGCCGGAGGAGGGCTTCGACATGGCGGGGGCCCTTGCGCTCCTGCGCGATCGGCTCTCCGGGATGCCGGGCGTCGTCTCGGTCGATGTCCTTGGTGACGACGCGACGAGCCGCCTCCTCGAGCCCTGGCTCGGCGCCGGCACGGACCTGTCGGAACTCCCGGTGCCTCGGCTCCTGATCCTCGGGATCGACGAGGAGGCGCCGCCCGACTTCGCGGCCCTTCGTGCCGACATCGAGAACGCGGTGCCGCAGGCGAGCCTCGACGATCACCGCGCCTGGATTTCGCGGCTCGTCTCGATGGCGCGCGCCACGGTGGTGGCCGGCGTCGCGATCCTCTCGCTGGTCCTCGTGGCGACGATCCTGACGGTCGTCTTCGCCACGCGTGGCGCGATGTCCGGCAACCGGCAGATCATCGAGGTGCTGCATTTCGTCGGCGCACGCTCGGGGTTCATCGCGGGCGAGTTCCAGCGCCATTTCCTGCGGCTCGGGCTCGCCGGCTCGCTCGCGGGCGGTGCGGCGGCGCTCCTCGTCTTCGCCGGCGTCGGCTGGTGGGCGAGCGCTAACAGCGCGACGCCGCAGGCCGACCAGATCACCGCGCTTTTCGGCTCCTTCGCTGTTGGCTGGACAGGCTATCTCTCGATCTTCGCGCTGGTTCTCGCGATCGGGCTCGTGACGGCGCTGACCTCGCGCCTGACGGTGATGCGCCAGCTTGCGGCCATCGACATGCTGTCGCCTGTGGAGCGATGA
- the hpt gene encoding hypoxanthine phosphoribosyltransferase: MITVRGRSIETLYSREEIAETVSRLAAEIARTAREDILVVAVLKGSFVFAADLIRAMHAVGLAPEVEFISLSSYGAGTEGGEVRILRDVESDVSGRQVLLVDDILESGRTLLFARDLMLERGAARAEVAVLLDKAMRRKAKIEADHVGFDCPDHFVVGYGMDVGHAFRELPFVGRVIDGV, translated from the coding sequence ATGATCACCGTGCGCGGCCGCAGCATCGAGACGCTCTATTCGCGCGAGGAGATCGCAGAGACAGTCTCGCGCCTTGCGGCCGAGATCGCCAGGACGGCGCGAGAGGACATCCTCGTCGTCGCCGTCCTCAAGGGCTCCTTCGTCTTCGCCGCGGACCTGATCCGCGCCATGCACGCGGTCGGCCTTGCGCCAGAGGTCGAGTTCATCTCGCTGTCGAGCTACGGGGCGGGCACGGAGGGTGGCGAGGTTCGCATCCTGCGCGACGTGGAGAGCGACGTTTCGGGCCGCCAGGTGCTTCTCGTCGACGACATCCTCGAATCGGGCCGCACGCTGCTCTTTGCGCGCGACCTGATGCTGGAGCGCGGTGCCGCCCGCGCCGAGGTCGCCGTCCTTCTCGACAAGGCGATGCGCCGCAAGGCGAAGATCGAGGCCGACCATGTCGGCTTTGACTGCCCGGATCATTTCGTCGTCGGCTACGGCATGGATGTCGGCCACGCCTTCCGGGAACTGCCTTTCGTCGGCCGGGTGATCGACGGCGTGTAA
- the tam gene encoding trans-aconitate 2-methyltransferase, protein MADWNPTLYTRFEDERTRPARDLLARCSFPGRPEGEALRIADLGCGPGNSTELLVERFPKAEITGFDLSPAMLEEARRRVPGARFETADIADFRPARPFDLVYSNAALQWVRGHETLIPRLLDAVVPGGLLAAQVPDNLADPSQTAMHDIAREAPFAKHLTGAGEAREPIAPLAQYYDWLAGAGAAVEIWMTHYQHPMTDAAAITDWFRSTGLKPFVDPLPDDLKPLFLERYTQAMETGYPERADGKRLLAFPRLFFVARQPA, encoded by the coding sequence ATGGCCGACTGGAACCCCACGCTCTACACTCGCTTCGAGGACGAGCGGACGCGCCCCGCGCGCGATCTCCTCGCGCGGTGCAGCTTTCCCGGTCGCCCCGAGGGCGAGGCGTTGCGCATCGCCGATCTCGGTTGCGGGCCCGGTAATTCGACCGAGCTTCTGGTTGAGCGCTTTCCGAAGGCTGAGATCACCGGCTTCGATCTGTCTCCGGCCATGCTGGAGGAGGCGCGGCGCCGCGTGCCGGGCGCGCGCTTCGAGACGGCCGACATTGCCGACTTCCGGCCCGCACGGCCCTTCGACCTCGTCTATTCCAACGCCGCGCTGCAATGGGTGCGCGGCCACGAGACGCTGATCCCGCGCCTTCTCGATGCCGTTGTGCCGGGCGGCCTGCTCGCGGCGCAGGTGCCCGACAACCTCGCCGATCCGAGCCAGACCGCGATGCATGATATCGCCCGCGAAGCCCCTTTCGCGAAGCATCTGACCGGCGCGGGCGAAGCGCGCGAGCCCATCGCCCCGCTGGCGCAATATTATGATTGGCTGGCCGGTGCGGGCGCTGCCGTCGAGATCTGGATGACGCACTACCAGCACCCGATGACGGACGCCGCCGCGATCACCGACTGGTTCCGCTCGACAGGGCTCAAGCCCTTCGTCGACCCGTTGCCGGACGATCTGAAGCCGCTTTTCCTTGAGCGCTACACGCAGGCGATGGAAACGGGCTATCCCGAGCGGGCCGACGGCAAGCGTCTTCTGGCCTTTCCGCGGCTGTTCTTCGTCGCGCGCCAGCCTGCCTGA
- a CDS encoding TIGR02302 family protein, whose translation MADSAAPGGGMNGMRLRRVRATAFLSILAERCWPPLFYIAGLAALFLAVSWFGIFAAVPGLVRFAILGVFVAALAFIVWRFGRIVLPTRGEITARVEAESHLAHQPLAVQDERQLGADPMAAALWRAHQRRMAERLRALRGGRPSGHTERLDPKGLRALVAMLLVTAFAFSHGPNGGRIADAFRAPEAVQVASARVDAWVTPPGYTGRAPVYLTEAGASAPGPHQVPEGSVVSVRISDRAGASLLFTPSSGEPQREIAPSGEGEEAIAEGAAEYELPLEASGIVTLGTRLRDLGAWEFAVVPDLAPTIEFDGEPAEARNGALEIPFVVTDDYGVAQARATISIPGQGPGDARPLVAAPAFDLTLPRRARGEARGRTTVNLVESPYAGARVAMTLHARDDAGRESASDPLEMTLPERRFTNPLARAVVEQRRILALDANAAPRVVDMLDAVTLHGDRFIERSGDYLALRAVRERIAGAYDDAALLSAVDFLWEIALGIEDGNLSLAERRLRDAQENLAEALRDGASEEEIAELMDELRAAMQEFMQAMAEAMRNAPPQNQMQMGDAQELRPQDLDRMLDRIEDLARSGSREAAQQLLSELQSMMNNLQAMQQQGGGQQQQGESEAQRQMNELGEMLQRQQELMDQTFALGREQARRQMGEEGMPGSPGEPSTMTEEELREAMEGLQGEQNALQERLQALQEAMEGMGLEPSEGLGEAGEAMGGAAEALGEGQDGEAVGRQGQAMEALRRGAGEMMQQLQQAMGEGQGGQPQPGMGQPGPGFGPGQRNSGRDPLGRQRQTQGPDFGQDVEVPDEIDVQRARRILDEIRERLGDSLSPQLERDYLERLLRTP comes from the coding sequence ATGGCAGACAGCGCGGCGCCCGGCGGCGGGATGAACGGCATGCGGCTGCGCCGCGTGCGCGCCACCGCCTTCCTGTCGATCCTCGCCGAACGCTGCTGGCCGCCGCTCTTCTACATCGCCGGTCTGGCCGCGCTTTTTTTAGCCGTCTCCTGGTTCGGCATCTTCGCGGCCGTTCCAGGCCTGGTGCGTTTTGCGATCCTCGGGGTCTTCGTCGCCGCGCTCGCCTTCATCGTCTGGCGGTTCGGCCGGATCGTCCTGCCGACGCGCGGGGAGATCACCGCCCGCGTGGAGGCCGAGAGCCATCTCGCCCATCAGCCGCTCGCCGTGCAGGACGAGCGTCAGCTCGGCGCGGACCCAATGGCGGCGGCCCTGTGGCGTGCGCACCAGCGCCGTATGGCCGAACGACTGCGTGCCCTGCGCGGCGGTCGGCCGTCCGGGCATACCGAACGGCTGGACCCGAAGGGGCTGCGCGCGCTCGTCGCCATGCTCCTCGTCACGGCCTTCGCCTTCTCACATGGCCCGAACGGCGGCCGGATCGCCGATGCATTCCGCGCGCCGGAAGCCGTTCAGGTCGCTTCCGCCCGCGTCGATGCGTGGGTGACGCCGCCTGGCTACACCGGCCGCGCCCCGGTCTACCTGACGGAAGCGGGCGCGTCGGCGCCGGGGCCGCATCAGGTGCCTGAGGGCAGCGTCGTGTCCGTGCGCATCTCGGACCGCGCGGGCGCCAGCCTCCTCTTCACGCCCTCCAGCGGCGAGCCCCAACGCGAGATCGCGCCGAGCGGCGAGGGCGAGGAAGCCATCGCCGAGGGGGCGGCGGAGTACGAGCTGCCGCTGGAGGCGAGCGGCATCGTCACGCTTGGGACGCGGCTGCGCGATCTCGGAGCGTGGGAATTTGCCGTCGTGCCTGATCTTGCGCCGACGATCGAGTTCGACGGCGAGCCGGCCGAGGCCCGCAACGGCGCTCTCGAAATTCCCTTCGTCGTCACCGACGATTACGGCGTGGCGCAGGCCCGTGCCACGATATCCATTCCGGGCCAGGGGCCGGGCGATGCGCGCCCGCTCGTCGCCGCGCCCGCCTTCGATCTGACGCTGCCGCGCCGTGCACGGGGCGAGGCGCGCGGGCGGACCACCGTCAACCTCGTCGAGAGTCCCTACGCCGGGGCGCGTGTGGCGATGACGCTCCACGCGCGGGACGACGCAGGCCGCGAGAGCGCGTCCGATCCGTTGGAAATGACGCTGCCGGAGCGGCGTTTCACCAACCCGCTCGCGCGCGCCGTCGTGGAGCAGCGCCGCATTCTCGCGCTCGACGCCAACGCCGCGCCACGCGTCGTCGACATGCTCGACGCCGTCACGCTCCACGGTGATCGCTTCATCGAGCGCTCCGGCGACTATCTCGCCCTTCGCGCGGTGCGCGAGCGCATCGCGGGCGCCTACGACGACGCGGCACTTTTGTCGGCGGTGGATTTCCTCTGGGAAATCGCGCTTGGCATCGAGGACGGCAATCTCTCGCTCGCCGAGCGGCGGCTGCGCGATGCGCAGGAGAACCTTGCCGAAGCGCTTCGTGATGGCGCTTCCGAGGAGGAGATCGCCGAACTGATGGACGAGCTTCGCGCCGCCATGCAGGAGTTCATGCAGGCGATGGCCGAGGCGATGCGCAATGCGCCGCCGCAGAACCAGATGCAGATGGGCGACGCGCAGGAGCTGCGCCCGCAGGACCTCGACCGCATGCTCGACCGGATCGAGGACCTTGCGCGCTCGGGCTCGCGCGAGGCGGCGCAGCAGCTCCTCTCCGAACTTCAGTCGATGATGAACAACCTTCAGGCTATGCAGCAGCAGGGCGGCGGCCAGCAACAGCAGGGCGAGAGCGAGGCCCAGCGCCAGATGAACGAGCTGGGCGAGATGCTCCAGCGCCAGCAGGAGCTGATGGACCAGACCTTCGCGCTCGGCCGCGAGCAGGCGCGCCGCCAGATGGGTGAGGAGGGCATGCCCGGCTCGCCAGGAGAGCCCTCGACCATGACCGAGGAGGAACTGCGCGAGGCGATGGAAGGCCTGCAGGGCGAGCAGAACGCTTTGCAGGAGCGCCTGCAGGCGCTGCAGGAGGCGATGGAAGGTATGGGGCTGGAGCCGAGCGAAGGGCTCGGCGAGGCCGGCGAGGCGATGGGTGGCGCCGCCGAGGCGCTCGGCGAAGGGCAGGACGGCGAGGCCGTCGGACGGCAGGGGCAGGCGATGGAGGCGCTTCGTCGCGGTGCCGGCGAGATGATGCAGCAGCTCCAGCAGGCGATGGGCGAGGGGCAGGGCGGCCAGCCGCAGCCCGGCATGGGCCAGCCGGGACCCGGCTTCGGCCCCGGCCAGCGCAATTCCGGGCGTGACCCGCTCGGCCGCCAGCGTCAGACGCAGGGTCCCGACTTCGGGCAGGACGTCGAAGTTCCGGATGAGATCGACGTCCAGCGCGCTCGACGCATTCTCGACGAGATTCGTGAGCGGCTGGGCGACAGCCTCTCGCCGCAGCTCGAGCGCGACTATCTCGAACGCCTCCTGCGCACGCCCTGA
- a CDS encoding response regulator, with product MARILVAEDDAGVRLLTARALRLDGHQVDVAEDGEDALERIVEADGAYDLVLSDIRMPAMTGIELAHAAHAGFPGLPVLLMTGFAEQREAADDLVSIICGVVDKPFTVADIRLRVAQALLSAANRPHPQGEPRSEASPQPERLRRYG from the coding sequence ATGGCCAGGATTCTCGTTGCGGAGGACGATGCAGGCGTGCGGCTTCTGACCGCGCGGGCCTTACGCCTCGACGGGCATCAGGTGGACGTCGCCGAGGACGGCGAGGACGCGCTCGAGCGCATCGTCGAGGCTGACGGCGCCTACGATCTGGTCCTGTCCGATATCCGCATGCCGGCCATGACCGGCATCGAGCTCGCCCATGCCGCCCATGCCGGCTTCCCCGGCCTGCCAGTGCTCCTCATGACGGGCTTTGCCGAGCAGCGCGAGGCGGCTGACGATCTTGTCTCGATCATCTGCGGCGTCGTCGATAAGCCATTCACGGTCGCCGACATCCGCCTTCGTGTCGCGCAGGCGCTCCTGTCCGCTGCGAACCGGCCGCACCCGCAGGGTGAGCCGCGCTCCGAGGCCAGCCCCCAGCCCGAGCGGCTTCGCCGCTACGGCTGA
- the lysA gene encoding diaminopimelate decarboxylase, which produces MNHFQYVDGRLHAEGVDIARIAEAVGTPFYCYSTATLTRHYRVFAEAFADIDALVCYAMKANSNQAVLSTLAALGAGADVVSGGELARALSAGIPAQKIMFSGVGKTAQEIDAALEAGIFCFNVESEPELEAVSARAVALGRTAHVSFRINPDVDARTHAKISTGKKGDKFGVAFARAEEIYARGAALPGIAVTGIDMHIGSQITDLEPFDLAFAKLAELVGRLRAAGHRIDHVDLGGGLGVPYRSDMDAPPEPPAYAQIVKRHVRDLGCKVVFEPGRLIAANAGILVSRVLYVKEEAGRTFVIVDAAMNDLIRPTLYEAWHDIRPVVEAAEPARVVADVVGPVCESGDYLAKDRALPPLKAGDLIAVASAGAYGAVQSGTYNSRPLIAEVMVKDDAFFAVRPRQTIEELIALDKLPPWL; this is translated from the coding sequence ATGAACCACTTCCAGTATGTCGACGGCCGCCTCCACGCTGAAGGCGTCGACATCGCGCGGATCGCCGAAGCTGTCGGCACACCGTTCTACTGCTATTCGACCGCCACGCTGACGCGCCACTACCGCGTGTTCGCGGAGGCCTTCGCCGATATCGACGCGCTCGTCTGCTATGCGATGAAGGCGAACTCCAATCAGGCCGTCCTGTCGACGCTGGCCGCGCTCGGCGCGGGCGCCGATGTCGTCTCGGGCGGTGAGCTCGCGCGTGCGCTTAGCGCCGGCATCCCGGCGCAGAAGATCATGTTCTCCGGCGTCGGCAAGACGGCGCAGGAGATCGACGCCGCGCTCGAAGCCGGCATCTTCTGCTTCAACGTCGAATCGGAGCCCGAGCTGGAAGCCGTTTCGGCGCGCGCCGTCGCACTCGGCCGCACCGCGCATGTCTCCTTTCGCATCAACCCGGATGTCGACGCGCGCACGCACGCCAAGATCTCGACCGGCAAGAAGGGCGACAAGTTCGGCGTCGCCTTCGCGCGCGCCGAGGAGATCTATGCGCGGGGCGCGGCGCTGCCGGGCATCGCAGTGACGGGCATCGACATGCATATCGGCTCGCAGATCACCGATCTGGAGCCCTTCGATCTCGCCTTCGCCAAGCTCGCCGAGCTGGTCGGCCGGCTTCGCGCGGCCGGGCACCGCATCGACCACGTGGATCTCGGCGGGGGCCTCGGCGTGCCCTATCGCTCAGACATGGACGCGCCGCCCGAACCGCCGGCCTATGCGCAGATCGTCAAGCGGCACGTGCGCGACCTCGGCTGCAAGGTCGTCTTCGAGCCGGGCCGCCTCATCGCGGCGAACGCCGGCATCCTCGTCTCGCGCGTCCTCTACGTGAAGGAGGAGGCGGGCCGCACCTTCGTGATCGTGGATGCCGCGATGAACGATCTCATCCGCCCGACGCTTTATGAAGCCTGGCACGACATCCGCCCGGTTGTGGAAGCGGCCGAGCCAGCGCGCGTCGTCGCCGACGTCGTCGGGCCGGTCTGCGAGAGCGGCGACTATCTGGCCAAGGACAGGGCGCTGCCGCCGTTGAAGGCCGGTGATCTGATCGCCGTCGCCTCCGCGGGTGCCTATGGCGCGGTGCAGTCCGGCACCTACAACTCCCGGCCGCTGATCGCCGAGGTGATGGTCAAGGACGATGCCTTCTTCGCCGTGCGTCCGCGCCAGACGATCGAGGAGCTCATCGCCCTCGACAAGCTGCCGCCCTGGCTTTGA